In the genome of Mytilus edulis chromosome 3, xbMytEdul2.2, whole genome shotgun sequence, one region contains:
- the LOC139514572 gene encoding N-alpha-acetyltransferase 30-like: MSEEICSVITDSGSSFPIKPQIDNLLKHDKISVESDSLNDSYCVNHESKDSKVPNGKIRHKHENGLVRHAKSVADSPHHCPCSGIHDVDEVDVSSHTFQDNESSMCKSFNQLELKKSDQEEPENDMIDGIHYIVYESELQMPDIMRLITKDLSEPYSIYTYRYFIHNWPKLCFLAVDEGKCVGAIVCKLDMHKKMVRRGYIAMLAVDSDYRRRKIGSHLVRKAIKAMIADDCDEVVLETEITNKAALNLYENLGFVRDKRLFRYYLNGVDALRLKLWLR, translated from the exons ATGTCTGAAGAAATATGCTCAGTGATAACTGATTCAGGAAGCAGCTTTCCAATCAAACCTCAGATAGATAATTTACTGAAACATGATAAAATTTCTGTTGAAAGTGACTCATTAAACGATTCTTACTGCGTTAATCATGAGAGTAAAGATTCAAAGGTACCCAATGGTAAAATAAGACATAAACATGAAAACGGGCTTGTAAGACATGCAAAATCCGTTGCAGATTCACCTCACCACTGTCCATGTTCTGGAATTCATGATGTCGATGAGGTAGATGTCAGTAGCCATACTTTTCAGGACAATGAGTCTTCCATGTGCAAATCATTCAATCAGTTGGAACTTAAAAAAAGTGATCAGGAGGAACCAGAGAATGACATGATAGATGGAATACATTATATTGTTTATGAATCAGAACTTCAGATGCCAGATATAATGAGACTCATAACTAAAGACTTGTCTGAACCATATTCTATTTATACCTATAGATATTTTATACATAACTGGCCAAAGCTTTGTTTTCTG gcAGTGGATGAAGGGAAATGTGTAGGTGCTATAGTTTGTAAATTAGATATGCATAAAAAGATGGTACGAAGAGGATATATTGCCATGTTAGCTGTAGATTCAGACTATAGGAGAAGAAAAATAG GTTCTCATTTAGTTCGTAAAGCAATCAAAGCCATGATAGCTGATGACTGTGATGAA gttGTTTTGGAGACCGAGATTACTAATAAAGCTGCCCTgaatttatatgaaaatttagGTTTTGTACGAGACAAACGTCTATTCCGTTATTATTTGAATGGTGTTGACGCATTACGTTTGAAGTTATGGTTACGGTGA
- the LOC139514573 gene encoding cytochrome c oxidase assembly factor 6 homolog, with protein MSKSVGPISGKADREKCWGARDNYWNCLSRHEEKLGKEKASEKCAELRKPYESFCSRTWVKHFDRRREYLKFRAKVESGENPLPEEKEFKISGYKPESS; from the exons ATGTCAAAATCTGTAGGTCCTATTTCTGGAAAAGCAGACAGAGAAAAATGTTGGGGAGCAAGAGATAACTATTGGAACTGTTTATCTAGACATGAAGAGAAACTAGGAAAAGAAAAAGCATCAGAAAAGTGTGCGGAACTTAGAAAGCCATATGAATCATTTTGTTCGAGAACATGG gTAAAACATTTTGATAGACGGCgagaatatttaaaatttagagCAAAAGTTGAATCTGGAGAAAACCCTTTACCAGAAGAAAAAGAGTTCAAAATTTCAGGATATAAACCAGAATCATCATGA